The following DNA comes from Pseudosulfitobacter pseudonitzschiae.
AAGCGTCTTGACCCACAAGAACACGGGCGGGTGACCGGCAACAGCCGTCACATCCAGCTCCTCGGCCTGCAGGCCCGGCGCAAACGACATGGCTGTGGCCAGCATGCCGCCGGCCAACAATGTAATGAATCTCATCAAAGTCTCCTCCCAGTTGCGCCGAAGCGTAACCTCCGGCATTCTCTCCTCAAGACAAACTATCTGAACGTCCGTATAAAAAGTCAATCCTTGGATTTTATCGCGCCACCCAAGCGCTTTCTGGAGACCCGCTGCGTGCCGCAACTGCCCGATACCAATGACCAATCCCGCCCCACTGACGGAAGACTCGCGCGTGGAGAAGCCACCAAAGACCGGGTTCTGGATGCAGCCGAAAGGTGCTTTGCTGCCCACGGCTTTGCGGCGGTCACGATTCGCCAGATCGCGCGCGAAGCAGAGGTGACCCTTGGCGTCGTCGGTTTTCATGGCGGCTCAAAAGAGGAATTGTTCAGCACAGTTCTTGCCCGACGCACCGCCACGCTGAACGCTTTGCGAACGGACGCATTAGTTGCGCTGCAAACCCGCGGTGATTTCACCATCAGGGATCTGATCGACGCCTATTTGACGCCCTATCTTGAAATTGCATCGCGCGGC
Coding sequences within:
- a CDS encoding TetR/AcrR family transcriptional regulator, which produces MTGNSRHIQLLGLQARRKRHGCGQHAAGQQCNESHQSLLPVAPKRNLRHSLLKTNYLNVRIKSQSLDFIAPPKRFLETRCVPQLPDTNDQSRPTDGRLARGEATKDRVLDAAERCFAAHGFAAVTIRQIAREAEVTLGVVGFHGGSKEELFSTVLARRTATLNALRTDALVALQTRGDFTIRDLIDAYLTPYLEIASRGDPQWRAYAQLIARIVSDDQYYPQVRNLYDPVAKKYITEIQRIRPDATAEALATVLTLTVASMLSIVASRVRIEGLSGAPASESPMDYRQILVDFCAGGIENALSAG